A genomic stretch from Leptotrichia sp. HSP-536 includes:
- a CDS encoding DDE-type integrase/transposase/recombinase, which translates to MSSISEICRVRQRAIEYAIKHNNNSKAAVKYKTSRQQIKRWRDRYDGTVQSLLPKSRRPKSHPNQHTQEEIELVMKKYRKFGYEGLAEVYVKARKEGYSRTYDSMCKIVRKMKGNVKEKLKKLHKRKKKAEQAKYPGERVQIDIKYVPEECIQFGTHDQKYYQITALDEYTRKRVLRIADEKSTYQTAKFLENLEKELGFDIKKVQTDNGKEFTNSESDKKTLFELKLEEKGIEYGTTRPYSPWENGKVERSHRLDSKYYADKKFKSKEELLRAIKKYNTRYNNISRKVLGFKSPNEVLKEYKENQ; encoded by the coding sequence ATGAGTAGTATATCAGAAATATGCCGTGTTCGTCAACGGGCAATTGAGTATGCAATAAAACATAATAATAATTCAAAGGCAGCAGTAAAGTATAAAACATCACGTCAGCAGATAAAACGTTGGAGAGATAGATACGACGGCACAGTCCAATCTCTTCTTCCAAAAAGTAGAAGACCTAAAAGCCATCCAAACCAGCACACGCAGGAAGAAATCGAGTTGGTTATGAAAAAATACAGGAAATTTGGTTATGAAGGGCTGGCAGAAGTTTATGTCAAAGCGAGAAAGGAAGGCTACAGTCGTACATACGATTCAATGTGCAAGATAGTAAGGAAAATGAAGGGCAATGTCAAAGAAAAGCTTAAAAAGCTACATAAAAGAAAAAAGAAGGCTGAACAGGCGAAGTACCCTGGGGAAAGAGTACAGATAGACATAAAATATGTTCCAGAAGAATGCATACAGTTTGGTACACATGATCAGAAGTATTATCAAATAACGGCATTAGATGAATATACAAGAAAAAGAGTATTAAGGATAGCAGATGAGAAAAGTACCTATCAGACCGCAAAGTTTCTAGAGAACTTGGAAAAGGAGCTGGGATTTGACATAAAGAAAGTTCAGACAGACAATGGGAAAGAGTTCACAAATTCTGAAAGCGATAAGAAAACGTTGTTTGAGTTAAAACTGGAGGAGAAGGGGATAGAGTACGGGACAACTCGTCCATATTCGCCATGGGAGAATGGAAAAGTGGAAAGGAGCCACAGGCTTGACAGCAAGTACTATGCAGACAAGAAATTTAAAAGCAAGGAAGAACTGTTAAGAGCAATAAAGAAATACAATACAAGATACAACAACATATCAAGAAAAGTATTAGGCTT